A genomic region of Corticium candelabrum chromosome 22, ooCorCand1.1, whole genome shotgun sequence contains the following coding sequences:
- the LOC134197750 gene encoding carbonyl reductase [NADPH] 1-like has protein sequence MKCEASVSELELVFVAARDPSRGQQSQTDLEKQGIRVIYQQLDISNSKSIQEFKNFLVKKYGGLDVLVNNAAISYKPASTASLAEQARETVCVNFTGTLNVCRALFPLLRPHASNFASLLACQQLAVVKGSSQDFGKEYSSMVVEHEFGTWAWHPFAFGVLAETQSLQITLRQTDSKV, from the exons ATGAAGTGTGAGGCAAGTGTCTCAGAGCTGGAA TTGGTTTTTGTTGCAGCTCGTGATCCTTCTAGAGGACAACAATCTCAAACTGATTTGGAGAAACAAGGCATAAGAGTCATTTACCAGCAGCTTGACATATCAAATTCCAAAAGCATTCAGGAGTTCAAAAATTTTCTTGTAAAGAAATATGGGGGCTTAGACGTCTTGGTGAATAATGCAGCTATTTCCTACAAA CCAGCAAGCACTGCTTCTTTGGCAGAGCAAGCTCGAGAAACAGTTTGTGTCAACTTCACTGGTACACTTAATGTGTGCCGAGCTTTATTTCCACTACTGAGACCTCATGCTAG TAATTTTGCTTCACTTTTGGCTTGTCAACAGTTGGCAGTTGTAAAG ggttctagccaggattttggGAAGGAGTATAGCAGTATGGTCGTGGAACATGAGTTTGGCacgtgggcgtggcat CCGTTTGCTTTTGGTGTTCTGGCTGAAACTCAGTctctacaaatcacactgagGCAGACAGATAGTAAGGTATAG